GGGCAGGGTCCGAGCCCCAGCGGATCGGACCAGGTGTGGGGGTTGTGGACGTAGGTACGGGGGTTGGGCGCGGGCGAAAGACCGAGAGGGTCGGCTGTGAGGTAGCGCGCGGTCTGCGGATCGTAGTGCCGATGGTGGTTGTAGTGCAGGCCGCTCTCCGGGTCGTAGTACTGGCCGGGAAAGCGGAGCGGCGTGTACGTCGTGCTGTCCCTCGGCCATGTCGTGCTGCCCCAGAGAGCCACGCGGGACTGCCACCCCACGTTCCCGGTCTCATCGATGAGTTCGGTGGGGGTGCCGATCAGGTCGGTGGCGATCGCGAAGAATCGCTCGTCGATCACGTCCTGTCGCGTGGTCGAGCACAGGATGCGTTCGGTCTGGGCGATCGGGCGAATACCGTCGTGATCCCAGGTGAGTGTGATTGGACGAGGAAGCTCCGAAGACAACGTGGTCTGCTCGCAGAGCGTGGTGCCATCCCAGGAGAAACGGACCTCCTCGCCCATGGGGTCACCCGTGTCGGACAGCCGGACTTTGCTTGTGCGGCGGCCAAGAGGGTCATAGCGGTAGCGCCACGTGATGCCGTCCGGGGTGGTCACCGCCGTCAGACGGTCCTCAACATCCCACGTGTACTGCCAGGTGTCGGGCTTGCGGGACACCCGTGCCTTCCGGCGGGCGGTGACCCGGCCCAGAGCATCGTGCTCGAAGCGGATCGCGCCGGCCCGAATGATCTCCGTGCCGGTATAGGAACGAGGCCCCGTAGCCTCCTGGCCGGGATGGGAGGCAGTCCAGGACGCCGAAGTCTGATTTCCGTCGGCATCGTAGGCGTAGCTCTCGGCCCATTGGTCCGCCGTAACGGACACGACCCGGCCGACAGCGTCCAGGGTGAAGCGCGACATGCCGCGCAGTGTGTCGTCGACCGCTGTGAGCCGGTCGTCGGCGTCGTAGGTGTAGGACCGGCGGCTCACTGTGTCTTTGCCACGGAAGATGTGCTGTGCGACCAGCCTGCCGGCGCCGTCCCAGGCCGAGTTGAAGGTCAGCTCGGGCCCGAAAGCGCGCGTCAGTTCGCGGCCCGCCAGGTCGTGGGTGAATGCGATGGTCCGGTTGCCGCTGATCAGCTCGGCGAGCCGGTCGGAGGCGTCATAGGCGTACCTGGTGCGCTGACCGGTGGGTGTCATGCGCTGGGTCCGGCGGCCCAGCGCATCGTAGGTATAGGTGATGGCTCGGCCGTCGGCCATCTCTGCTTTCACACGACCGATTCGGTTGTACTGATAGAGCAGTTCGCCTTCCGACCCCACAGCATGGAGCAGACGCCCCGCTCGGTCGTACGAGAAGGTCGTCACCGCGCCGGCCGCGTCCTTGCGGGTAACTCGGCCGCACGCGTCACGCTCGTACGTGATGGACTCACCCAGCAAGTTGGTGCGCGTGACTACCTGTCCGGCAGCGTCCGACTCGTAGGTGAGCGTGCGGCCGTCGAAGTCCGTCTCCGAAACGAGCCGCCCCGCAGGGTCGCGTGTGTACGACCACACCGAGCCCAGCGTGTTCCGCACCTGCGTGAGGTTGAGTTCGCCATCGTGCTGGAACTCGAAACTCGCTCCTCCAGGTGACCTGCTCGCCGAGAGGAGATCGAAGTGCGTGTACTCGAAGTGGGATTCCCGTCCGAGCGCGTCGACGTGACGCGTACAGTTCCCTTCGCCGTCGTAGGTCCAGGACTCCTTGGAACCGTCAGAGGTGGTGCGACTGGCCAGCTGTCCGTCGGCTGACCATTCCAGGACAGTGGTCGCACCCAGTGCGTCGGTTATCCGGACAGGGCGACCCAGGAGGTCCCGCTGGTAACGGGTGGTGGCACCGACGGCGTCCGTGACCGCCACGGGCTGCCCTGACGCATCGCACCGTATCGAGGTGACCGCTCCGAGCGGGTTGGTCATCCCGGTCAGGAAACCGGCAGCGTCGTAGCTGTAGCGCGTTGTGTGGCCCATGGGATCGGTGACGGCGGTCCGATTACCGAGGTCGTCGAACTCCTGCAGCCAACGAGCACCATCTTGAGCCGTGTAGTGAGTTGGCAGGCTGAGCCGGTCGAAGGCGATGTGCTCCTCACTGCCATCGGGGTGGAGGACCGCAGTCTGTCTCCCCTCCTCGTCGTACTGGTGAGTTGTGGCGCGACCGAGTGGGTCGGTGAGCGTGAGCAGCCGTCCGCGGGCGTCGTGGGTGAAGCGAGTGGTATGGCCGAGCGGGTCCGTCGTGGAGAGGATGCGGCTGCCTCTGCCGACGAGAAAGCGGGTGGTGTGACCGCGCGCGGTCGTCAAAGAGGTCGTGCGGTGGCCGGTCGCCGTGTCCGGATCGGTGTAAGCGAGGGTCATCTGCAGGTGTCCGCCCTCGCCTCCCTGTGCGATCACGCGGTCGTTGTTGTCGTAGGTGTAGTCGTAGCGGTGGTTGTTGGAGTCGATCCAGGCGGTGATCCGCCCCCGATCGTCGTAGATGAAGGTGAGTGTGGCGCCGGACGGTTTCGTGACGGTGGTGAGATCGCCGCCTCTGTAGCCGTAGGACCTGATGGGGATCGCTGCCCCGGTCTCATCTCTCACACTCAGTACGGTGATCACTGTTCCGGTGCTGGTGAGCGACAGGCGGTACCCAGCGGAGTGGACGAGTTCCTGCGGTGTGCCGTCGGCGGTGCGATCGATGCTGATGACGTTGTTGTTGCGGTCACCGATCTGGACGAGCCAGGCGGTTGCGTCCTGGCCGGGTTCTGTTCCGTGAGGCGCGGCGAAGTACTTGGTCAGTCGGGTGTCGGGGTCGGTGAGGGTGTAGTCGCCGGTTTCATCACGGCTCAGGGAATTCCGTGAGGTGCCGGATTCCGGGCGGGTGGGCAATCCGGGCAGGGGGTGGGGGTAGGTGATGAGCAGTCCGTCGTCGGTGACGTGAATGACGCCGTTGGCATCGATCTCCAGGCGCTCGTCGACGGTTGAGGACCAGGAGGGTCCGAAGAACCGGCCGGCGCTGTAACCGGACTCGAAGCGACGTGTGAACGCCAGGGGCAGTACGCCGGGGAGCCTCACGTCGGTCTGAGGAAGGAACATGCGACCGGAGGCGAGGTCAACCGGGTCAGTGCCTCCGCTGGTGCGCTCGCTGTCGGGCCGGTTATGGGTACCTTCGGGTGAGCGGTTCTCCAGCCTCCGGGCGTCGGAGGCGACGTCGGCGGCCTCCTTCAACACCCGGGCGCCCTTGACGCCGGCCCCGGCGCCGCCGGTGGCAACCGTGAGGGCGGCGTCGGGCAGGAGCCGGCCGAAGCCTTCTGCAGGGTCCTTCATGAAGTCGTCGAGCATCTGTTTGCCGGTGCCCCAGGGGTCGTTGGCGACCCGGACGAGTCCGGCGGCGGTGTTGTTGAGCGCGAGCCCGTATTCGGCGGGGTGGGTGATGTTGTACAGATCCATGGGATTGACGCTGCGCGCGAAGGTCAGAATGCCTGCCGCGCCCTTGACGACGCCGCCCGCGAGGTGGGTCTTGACCACCTGGTACTCGGCGAGCCCGTCCATGGCCTGCTCGGCGTACCGCGGCTTCTGAGGGGCGGTGTCCCGCGCTGCCGTCACCGCCTTGCGCGCGGTCTCGCAGGCGGAGAGCCCTTCCGAGCCCAGGACGACGGTCGCGATGCGCTCGCTCACGCGGCGTCCGCGCCTTTGGAAGAGCCGGCGGAGCCGAAGATCCTCGCGCGGGCTTCGGCGAGCTCCTCGTTGCTGAAGCCTCCGTGCTCTTCCTCGTGGTGGCGGAGGTCGTCGCCCAGGAGCTGGTGCCGGATCTGGCGGGCTACGGCTTCCGCCACGTAGCCGGAGACGTTGTCCGTGAGCTTGCGTAGTTCCGCCACCTGGTCGCTGGGGAGCGTGACGGTGATGCGAGTCGTTGAGGACATGCGGTAAGCATGCTGGAGTATGCGTGCAGGCTTGGGTTTGCGGCACCGATCCTTCTGGTCAAGGTTTCGCGACCGGAGGGTGCGGTTTCCGGCGCCGGGAGTGCGAGCCCGCCGACCACGCGCGTATCGGTCAGAAGGGCGGTTCGAGATAGCTGGGGCCATCACCGTGCGGCTCCCAGTCCCAGGACTCCTCCAGGAAAGGCTCGGAGGCGGGGGCGTCGTGGCCCCACGCTTCGAGCGCCTTTCGGGCAACACGCCGGTTGGGGGCGTCGCTGCTGGTGTCCAGGATGGCGCGCGCGTGCACGGCGAGGTGATCTCGGTGCTCGGCGAGCGCGGGGTGCTCGCCGAGGATGAGCGCGGCGATGACGGCGGCTTCGCGCACGTCCTCGTGGCTGTCTCGGAGGAAGGGCGAGACGGCCTGGTAGAGCATCGGGCGCAGGTCCCGGAAGGACGCCACGACGGTGCCGGGGGCCAGGAAGCCAGGGGAGTACTGCTCCGTCCGGCTCGCAACCTCGTCGGAGGCGTCGTAAGCCGTTGAAACCAACCAGTTCAACAGTGCCGCGCGGATGGGGACGTTGCGATACGGCCGGGGGGTCGCAGCCGCCGGGTGGGTGAGGGTGCCGGCGACATACATGGCGACGGGAGCAGTGGCTTCGTAGATGGTGTTCTGGTGGCCGACCATCTCACCTAGCTCTGACAGAGCGTGGACCTGGGCCCTGGGGTCGGGCGTCAACAGCTGTCCGAGGACCTCGGGAAGGTCCTGACCGTTCCCAAAAGGCGTCTCGAGAGAACCCCAATCAGTCTCCGACAGGACTACCTGGTACAGCGGCAAGTCAGGCCCGCGGGGTGCTCCGGCGTTGGAACGGCTGTGGTTCACAGGAAGAACCTAGACCAGACGCCGGATGCAATTCACATAGTCTACGGCGGTGCGGACGGACCTCTTGGCCCCCAGGAACAGGCTGAACTGTGTCGAAAGGGCATCGGTCTGAACAATCTCACCGTCTGTGCCAGGCAGACTGCGGAGCTGACCACGGGTAGGCGGGCTGAAGGGGCCACCACGTCAGAAGCGGGCATGCGGTTCGTCGTCCTGCTGCCTTTGTCGTCTGGAGCGGCAGCGCGAGGTTGAGGCCGGCCTCGACCAGCCCGTGTGGGCCCGGCGTGAAGCGGCGGACGACCAGGCGTGTGGCGCAGATAGGTACGAGGTACGGACTGGTCCAGACAACAAAAAACCCCCGGCCGCTGGCCTGGGGCTTTTTCATGGAGCGGGTGACGAGAATCGAACTCGCGCTCTGAGCTTGGGAATCAGCGGTGCTCGAACGCCGTATTGGCTCTGACCTGTGTGTTTGGTCGAGACGTGCGAGGTTGGCATGGCCTCCCACGTACCGCACGCGACCGCTGCTGTCCGCTCCGCTGGGCACGGATGGGGCATGACCGGGAAGCGTGGGCACCAGCACCGGAGACGCCCGGCTCTCGGCCGCTGGGAGCCGAATCCGCCGCTGGCCTTTACGGCATCACGACGGCTGGCCCTCGGAGCAGTGGGATGCCGCGCATTGACGCAGCTCTGCGTCGTCGCCCACATGCTGATGCCGCATCTGCGCGGGCTACGGATTTTGCCGCATAGCCGGAGACGTTGCCTGTGAGCTTGCGCGCCTCCGCAGCCTGATCGCTGGAACATGTGACGGTGAGGCGGGTCCTTGAGGATATCGGTCAGAGGACTTCAGCTCGGCGCATCGGAGAAGGGGTGGGTAGTTTCTCCCCAAGTGAATGTGAACTGGCCTTCCGAAACCTCATACCTGACGGTAGCGCCTGAACTTCCGATATCAAATCGCTCATGAAGCCACCCGTCCATGGCCAATGCCGCCGCCTCGGACTGATAATCACTCAAGGGGTAATCGAGTGAAGATGCGTGAATGAAGATTCCGTCGGGCAGGAGTTCGCTCAGGGCGGGAGCGTTAATGGAAACCCCGAACGCCAGCCAGGCGGCGTCTTTCCAGTGCAGGCCGGATGCGGGTAGGCCGAGCCAGACTTTTTTATAGATCTGCATGCTGTGCGGTGGGATCCCGCCTTCAAGTGTGGCGGCTTCTGCCCGTAGGTTGACCGCGATCCCACCTGCTGGACCTCGGAAGCGGAACTTGAATACTTCGGTCATGATTTCCCTCAGTCGCCGAAATTGAGAAGATCGAAAATTCTCCTGTGGAAGTAGTGCTCGTCGCCCATCCCTGTGTGGCCGCGGATATAGTCGAAGTCGTGAGGCTTTCCGTCTCCGTACAGGCGACTGTACCGGTCCATGAACGCTTCTGCCTCAGCAGGAGACATCTCCACGACATCGGCTTTATGTAGCGACGAAAAATCTGAGTCGGATATTCTGAATCTCAGAACTTCGACGTCGGCTCCACGGCCGCGGAGCCGTTCCGCGTAGCGAGCCGCTTCCTCCGCTGACCCCCATGAGTAGACGCCTTCTCCGTATTGTCCACGAATATCTTCTGTCGGCCAGGGTGTTCCGTCTCCTCGCAGACGAGTCGCGTTGGCAGCATCCTGGACGGAGTAGAACTCGTGATATTCGGGAGCGAGCCCCAGTGGGTCCGCCCAGGTGTGAGGGTTGTGAACATAGGTGGACGGATTGGGAGCGGGAGTCAGCCCCAGAGGGTCCGGGGTGAGGTAGCGGGCGGTCTGGGGATCATAGTGACGGTGGTGGTTGTAATGGAGGCCGGTTTCGGGATCGAAGTACTGGCCCGGGAACCGTAGCGGCGTGTAGGTGGTGCTGCCCTTGGCCCAGGCTGTCGTACCCCACAAGGCCGTGCGACTGCGCCAGGCAAGGGCGCCCACCTCGTCAACGAGTTCGGTGGGACTGCCCACAAGGTCGGTGACCATGGCGAAGAAGCGTTCGTCGATCGCTTCCTGGGACGCCTTCGCATCCAGGAGACGTTCCGTCTGTGCCAAGGGGCGGGTGCCCTGATGGTCCCAGGTCAGGGTGACGGTGTGGGGCAGATCGGCCGAGTCGGTGGACTGTTCGCAGAGGGTGGTGCCGTCCCAGGTGAAACGGGTCTCCTCCAGCACCGTCTCGCCGTCCTGGGCGAGACGCTGCTTCGCTGTGCGCCGCCCCAAGGGGTCGTACCGGTAGCGCCAACGGGTGCCGTCGGGCGTGACGGTGGAGACCAAGCGGTTCTCCGCGTCCCAGGCGTAACGCCAGGTGTCGGGTTTCCGGGAGAGCCGGGCTATCTGGCGCAGGACGATACGCCCGGCTGCGTCGTGTTCGTAGCGCACCTTCCCGGCCTTAACGAGGGTCGTGCCCGCGTATTCGCGCGCGCCGGTCGCATCGCTGCCAGGGTGGAACGAGGGCCAAGAGGCTGAAGTCTGATTGCCCGCGGTGTCGTACGCGTATGTCTCGGTCCAGTTGGCGGCGGTGACCTTGGTGACTCGGCCTGCCTCGTCGAGGCCAAAGCGGTGAAGGCCGCGCGAGGCGTCGTCCAACGCCTCGAGATGACCATCGGCCCGGTAGCTGTAGGAGCGGCGGTTCACCAAGCGATCGCCCGCCAGCAGGTGCTGCGCGGACAGACGGCCCGCCTCGTCCCAGGCCGAGGTCAGGGTGGCCGTGTCACCGAAGGCGCGTTGTACCTCGCGACCGATGGCGTTGTAGGCGAAGGTGACGCGGTGGTCGCCGCTGTTCAGACCGGTGAGACGTCCGGCCGGATCGTACTCGCGGGTGGTGCGCTTCCCGGTGGGAGTGGTCCGGTGGGTACGGCGACCCAAGGCGTCGTGCGCGAAGGTGAGCACACGACCGTCGGCCAGTTCCGTCTTGACGTGCCCCCCGCGCCCATATTGGTACATGAGATCGCCGTCCGGCCCGGAAGCCTCCACCAGACGTCCAGCCCGGTCATAGGTATACGCGGTGCTCCGGCCCGCAACGTCTTTCCCCACCACCCGGCCGAGTGCGTCGTGCGTGTAGGTGATGGTCTCGCCAAGCGGATTGGTGCGCGCGCTGATCTGTCCGGCGGAGTTCCGGTGGTAGACGTGGACACGACCGTCGAAGTCCGACTCGGAGACGAGCCGCCCGGCATCGTCATAGGTGTACGACCAGGTCAGACCCTGCGGATTGGTGACCTGGGTCAGCCGCAGCTCCGCGTCGTGGGTGAACTCGTAGCGCGCGCCGTCCGGGCCCGTTCGTGCCTTGAGCAGGTCGAAGTGGGTGTATTCGAAACGGGTGATACCGCCGACCGGGTCGGTATGGGCGAGGCGGTTTCCTTCACCGTCGTAGGTCCAGGTCTCCGTCGTGCCGTCGGGTTCAGTGCGTTGCGCGAGATGGCCGTCGGCAGTCCATGTGAAGACGGTGGCCGCCCCCACCGGGTTCGTCACGCGCACGGTGCGGCCCAGGGAGTCCCGCTCGTGGCGGGTCACGCCACCCAGGGGGTCGGTGACCTCCAGTGGCAGCCCGGCCGGGTCGCAGCTCACCTTGGTGACATGTCCCAGCGGGTCGATGACCGAGACGAGACGGCCCTGTGTGTCGAAGCCGTAGCGAGTGCTCTGCCCGGCGGGGTCGGTCACAGCGACGCGATTGCCTCGGTCGTCGAACTCCTGCTCCCAGCGGGCGCCGTCGGGCCCGGTGAACCGGCTGGGTAGACCGAGCTGGTTGCGGTCCGTGCGCTGTTCGCTGCCGTCGGGTCGGATGATCGAGGTGAGTCTGCCCGCCGCATCGTAGGCGAAGGCGGTGGTGTGCCCGACGGGGTCGGTACGGGTCAGTTGACGGCCCGAGTCATCGTAGGAGAAGTGTGTGGTGTTGCCCAACGGATCGGTGGTGGCCAGGATGCGGCACGCGCCATCGATCAGGTGCTTCGTGCTGCGCCCGTCGGTCGTGGTCAGCGTGGTGAGCCGTCGACCGGTTGAGGGATCCGGCTCGCCATGGGTGAGAGTGAGCTGGAAGTGCCCTGCCTCGCCCCCTTCGGCGACCACCCGGTCTTGGTCGTCGTAGGCGTACGCGTAGCGCGAGCCGTTGGAGTCGGTCCACGAAGTGACCCGGCGGCGGCCATCGTAGGTGAACGTGAGTGACGCGCCCGACGGCTTGGTGACGGTGACGAGGTTGCCATCCGCGTAGCCATACCCCATGAGGCGCTTCGGCGCGTCACCGTCGACGTGGTCGCTCGCCGTGCGCGGTGAACCGACGAGGTCGAGCGCGGTGACGAGTCCGGAGTCCGTCGTGGTCCGGATCTGGTATCCCGCCGCATGCACGAGCGCCAGGGGGGTGCCGTCCTCGGTGCGGTCGATGGAGATGGTCTGCCCGTTCCGGTCGGTGATCTGGACGAGCCAGGCAGCACCGTCTCCACCGGGTTCGCATCCGGGCGGAGCCGCGAAGTGGCGTACGAGACCGGTTGAGGGATCGGCGACGGTGTAGTCGCCGTCTACGTCGCGGCCCAGGATGCCCCGCGTGGTCCCGGAGCCCGGGAGCGTGGATAGCCCTGGCACGGGATGGGGGTAGGTGATCAGCAGTCCGTCGTCGGTGACGTGGATGACCCCGGCCGCGTCGATCTCCAGGCGTTCGTCAACGGTGGAAGACCAGGAGGGGCCGAAGAACCGGCCCGCGGTGTAGCCCGATTCCACCCGGCGGGTGAAGGCCAGGGGCAGGACACCGGGCAGGACCACGTCGGTCTGGGGCAGGAACATGCGCCCGGAGGCGAGGTCGACCGGGTCGGTGCCCTGGATAGTGCGAATGCCGTCAGGGCGGTTGTGGGTGCCGTCGGGTGCGGCGCGCTCCAGTCTGCGTGCGTCGGAGGCGAGGTCGGCAGCTTCCTTCACCACCCGAGCGCCCTTGACACCGGCGCCCGCGCCGCCGGTCGCGGCGGTGAGGGCCAGGTCGGGCAGAAGCCGCCCGAACCCCTCGGCTGGGTCCTTCATGAACCCGTCGATCATCTGCTTTCCGGTGCCCCAGGGGTCGTTGGCGACCCGGACGAGCCCGGCGGCGGTGTTGTTGAGCGCGAGCGCGTACTCCGCGGGGTGCGTGATGTTGTACGGGTCCGTGGGGTTGACGCTGCGCGCGAAGTTCAGGATCCCCGCCGCGCCCTTGAAGACGCCGCCGGCGATATGGGTCTTGATGACCTGGTACTCGGCGAGGCCGTCCATGGCCTGCTCGGAGTACCGCGGCTTCGCCGGCGCGGTGTCCCGCGCAGCCGTTACCGCCTTGCGCGCGGTCTCGGCCGCCGTGTTGCGCTGCTTACGCGCCTCCGCGAGCAGCTCTTGCGCCTCTTCCATCCGCCCCGTGCCCGGGTCGTTGAAGGCGCCGGGCTTGGGCGGCAGCGAGGAAGGGTCACGGTCGGCGGCGGGCTTGGCGTTGTAGGCGTCGACGGCCTTGTTGTACGTGGTCGTCTTCGCGTTGTGCGCGTCCCTGGCGTCCTCGGACGCCTTGGTCCCGGCCTTCCACTTGTCGATCGCGGTCTGCGCCTGCCCCTGCGCCCACTCCACGGTCCCGGCGAAGGAGTCGAGCGCACCGGCGGCCTTCTCGAAGGCGTCGGCGGCCTTGAACCACTTCGGCGGCTCGATCGACACGGAGTCCCGGAACGCATCAGCCGCCTGTCCTTTGAGCGCGGAGGAGTCGACTCCCTTGAGCCCGCCGCCGACCTTGTCGAACGAGCCCTGCAACGTACGCAGATGGGTTGCGGTGGACCGGATCTCGGACGGGCTGCCGTAGATCAGCTTCGTCTTGTCCTCGGTCTGCCCGAGGTCCATTTCGTCGACCTCGGCGCCCATCCGGTTCGCGACGGATCGGGACTTCTCCCGGACCCAGTCGGCTCCGGACTCCCAGCCGGCGTCGTCCAGCCGGTCACCGGCCCAGTTCCCGGCGTTCTCGACTCGGTCACCGGCCCACTCGACACCGTCCTCGACCGCGTCCTCGACGAC
The nucleotide sequence above comes from Streptomyces sp. NBC_01116. Encoded proteins:
- a CDS encoding RHS repeat-associated core domain-containing protein, whose product is MSERIATVVLGSEGLSACETARKAVTAARDTAPQKPRYAEQAMDGLAEYQVVKTHLAGGVVKGAAGILTFARSVNPMDLYNITHPAEYGLALNNTAAGLVRVANDPWGTGKQMLDDFMKDPAEGFGRLLPDAALTVATGGAGAGVKGARVLKEAADVASDARRLENRSPEGTHNRPDSERTSGGTDPVDLASGRMFLPQTDVRLPGVLPLAFTRRFESGYSAGRFFGPSWSSTVDERLEIDANGVIHVTDDGLLITYPHPLPGLPTRPESGTSRNSLSRDETGDYTLTDPDTRLTKYFAAPHGTEPGQDATAWLVQIGDRNNNVISIDRTADGTPQELVHSAGYRLSLTSTGTVITVLSVRDETGAAIPIRSYGYRGGDLTTVTKPSGATLTFIYDDRGRITAWIDSNNHRYDYTYDNNDRVIAQGGEGGHLQMTLAYTDPDTATGHRTTSLTTARGHTTRFLVGRGSRILSTTDPLGHTTRFTHDARGRLLTLTDPLGRATTHQYDEEGRQTAVLHPDGSEEHIAFDRLSLPTHYTAQDGARWLQEFDDLGNRTAVTDPMGHTTRYSYDAAGFLTGMTNPLGAVTSIRCDASGQPVAVTDAVGATTRYQRDLLGRPVRITDALGATTVLEWSADGQLASRTTSDGSKESWTYDGEGNCTRHVDALGRESHFEYTHFDLLSASRSPGGASFEFQHDGELNLTQVRNTLGSVWSYTRDPAGRLVSETDFDGRTLTYESDAAGQVVTRTNLLGESITYERDACGRVTRKDAAGAVTTFSYDRAGRLLHAVGSEGELLYQYNRIGRVKAEMADGRAITYTYDALGRRTQRMTPTGQRTRYAYDASDRLAELISGNRTIAFTHDLAGRELTRAFGPELTFNSAWDGAGRLVAQHIFRGKDTVSRRSYTYDADDRLTAVDDTLRGMSRFTLDAVGRVVSVTADQWAESYAYDADGNQTSASWTASHPGQEATGPRSYTGTEIIRAGAIRFEHDALGRVTARRKARVSRKPDTWQYTWDVEDRLTAVTTPDGITWRYRYDPLGRRTSKVRLSDTGDPMGEEVRFSWDGTTLCEQTTLSSELPRPITLTWDHDGIRPIAQTERILCSTTRQDVIDERFFAIATDLIGTPTELIDETGNVGWQSRVALWGSTTWPRDSTTYTPLRFPGQYYDPESGLHYNHHRHYDPQTARYLTADPLGLSPAPNPRTYVHNPHTWSDPLGLGPCPRGGWEEKADFSSQSVMSKKFHAHAGDFLDEPGNLKKANLQRFEDSMRAHIKADDTKIYRFDYRGQGQAIGFIDPTTQKMVMLHADTGKFWSGYKLGDKQFQSIIDKGFLW
- a CDS encoding putative T7SS-secreted protein, encoding MGFKDFVSDITPDVVEDAVEDGVEWAGDRVENAGNWAGDRLDDAGWESGADWVREKSRSVANRMGAEVDEMDLGQTEDKTKLIYGSPSEIRSTATHLRTLQGSFDKVGGGLKGVDSSALKGQAADAFRDSVSIEPPKWFKAADAFEKAAGALDSFAGTVEWAQGQAQTAIDKWKAGTKASEDARDAHNAKTTTYNKAVDAYNAKPAADRDPSSLPPKPGAFNDPGTGRMEEAQELLAEARKQRNTAAETARKAVTAARDTAPAKPRYSEQAMDGLAEYQVIKTHIAGGVFKGAAGILNFARSVNPTDPYNITHPAEYALALNNTAAGLVRVANDPWGTGKQMIDGFMKDPAEGFGRLLPDLALTAATGGAGAGVKGARVVKEAADLASDARRLERAAPDGTHNRPDGIRTIQGTDPVDLASGRMFLPQTDVVLPGVLPLAFTRRVESGYTAGRFFGPSWSSTVDERLEIDAAGVIHVTDDGLLITYPHPVPGLSTLPGSGTTRGILGRDVDGDYTVADPSTGLVRHFAAPPGCEPGGDGAAWLVQITDRNGQTISIDRTEDGTPLALVHAAGYQIRTTTDSGLVTALDLVGSPRTASDHVDGDAPKRLMGYGYADGNLVTVTKPSGASLTFTYDGRRRVTSWTDSNGSRYAYAYDDQDRVVAEGGEAGHFQLTLTHGEPDPSTGRRLTTLTTTDGRSTKHLIDGACRILATTDPLGNTTHFSYDDSGRQLTRTDPVGHTTAFAYDAAGRLTSIIRPDGSEQRTDRNQLGLPSRFTGPDGARWEQEFDDRGNRVAVTDPAGQSTRYGFDTQGRLVSVIDPLGHVTKVSCDPAGLPLEVTDPLGGVTRHERDSLGRTVRVTNPVGAATVFTWTADGHLAQRTEPDGTTETWTYDGEGNRLAHTDPVGGITRFEYTHFDLLKARTGPDGARYEFTHDAELRLTQVTNPQGLTWSYTYDDAGRLVSESDFDGRVHVYHRNSAGQISARTNPLGETITYTHDALGRVVGKDVAGRSTAYTYDRAGRLVEASGPDGDLMYQYGRGGHVKTELADGRVLTFAHDALGRRTHRTTPTGKRTTREYDPAGRLTGLNSGDHRVTFAYNAIGREVQRAFGDTATLTSAWDEAGRLSAQHLLAGDRLVNRRSYSYRADGHLEALDDASRGLHRFGLDEAGRVTKVTAANWTETYAYDTAGNQTSASWPSFHPGSDATGAREYAGTTLVKAGKVRYEHDAAGRIVLRQIARLSRKPDTWRYAWDAENRLVSTVTPDGTRWRYRYDPLGRRTAKQRLAQDGETVLEETRFTWDGTTLCEQSTDSADLPHTVTLTWDHQGTRPLAQTERLLDAKASQEAIDERFFAMVTDLVGSPTELVDEVGALAWRSRTALWGTTAWAKGSTTYTPLRFPGQYFDPETGLHYNHHRHYDPQTARYLTPDPLGLTPAPNPSTYVHNPHTWADPLGLAPEYHEFYSVQDAANATRLRGDGTPWPTEDIRGQYGEGVYSWGSAEEAARYAERLRGRGADVEVLRFRISDSDFSSLHKADVVEMSPAEAEAFMDRYSRLYGDGKPHDFDYIRGHTGMGDEHYFHRRIFDLLNFGD